A genomic segment from Armatimonadota bacterium encodes:
- the ispE gene encoding 4-diphosphocytidyl-2-C-methyl-D-erythritol kinase, whose product MDRHRVVALPSYAKVNLTLDVRERLPNGYHLIQSVMQQISMADEVTVQMDGEEGIRLECTDPAIPCDQTNLAWRAAEHFYARLGEPPHIHITLRKGIPVQAGLGGGSSNAATTLRALNILYGQPLSLKELQSLAISLGSDVPFFLLGGTALVEGLGEVVTPLPVPASHPLVIAVPSVGVSTAWAYGRIDEERAIAEVEELPPPRTPAMVNALRAGLNWLPLLHNDFEAVVLTEHPEIQRAKLHIISSGAQSALLCGSGSGVMGVYADDVTAQRALTRLRRAGFRAWRCTFCWR is encoded by the coding sequence ATGGATAGGCATCGCGTGGTAGCCCTGCCCTCGTATGCGAAGGTGAACCTCACACTGGACGTGCGGGAACGCCTGCCCAACGGCTACCACCTGATTCAATCGGTCATGCAGCAGATCAGTATGGCGGATGAGGTCACCGTGCAGATGGATGGTGAGGAAGGCATCCGCCTGGAGTGTACAGACCCGGCGATTCCCTGCGACCAGACGAATCTGGCATGGCGTGCCGCCGAACATTTTTACGCCCGGCTGGGGGAGCCTCCACACATACATATCACCCTGCGCAAGGGTATTCCGGTGCAAGCGGGATTGGGAGGCGGCAGCAGCAACGCGGCAACCACCCTGCGCGCGCTGAATATCCTGTACGGGCAACCTCTCTCCCTGAAGGAGCTACAATCGCTGGCGATTTCGCTGGGATCGGATGTGCCCTTCTTCCTGCTTGGGGGCACCGCACTGGTAGAGGGGCTTGGTGAGGTGGTCACTCCCCTGCCCGTGCCTGCCAGCCACCCGCTGGTGATCGCGGTTCCTTCAGTGGGCGTCTCCACCGCATGGGCGTACGGGCGCATCGATGAGGAACGCGCCATCGCCGAGGTGGAGGAACTGCCGCCACCGCGCACACCGGCAATGGTCAACGCCTTGCGGGCAGGGCTGAACTGGCTTCCCTTGCTGCACAACGATTTCGAAGCGGTAGTGCTGACCGAACATCCCGAGATACAACGCGCCAAACTGCATATCATCTCTTCCGGGGCGCAATCTGCCTTGCTGTGTGGAAGCGGCTCCGGAGTGATGGGCGTGTATGCCGATGATGTGACCGCACAGCGCGCTCTCACGCGCTTGCGACGAGCAGGCTTCCGCGCGTGGAGATGCACCTTCTGCTGGCGGTAA
- a CDS encoding D-aminopeptidase DppA has protein sequence MIIWICTDMEGVAGIDSWDQCYHPDDNAPEYLYGREQLTADVNAAVAGCFDAGATEVRVIDGHGRNRNRGFLREKLDPRAKLVWFSSFTPIRFEGLDESVQAVAMIGQHAMAGTLNAFIDHTQAPKEICRFCINGQEHGEMSQFALYAGAYGVPLVYVSGDEALCEEARRLFPHVRCTPTKRGTGWATCELYPPDEVRERIRHDIAEAIRTADRSHAWRVPVPIEVSVEWAYSGLADYRAQFAGVQRVDARTVAWKIEDPRDIYMFPCESWQPGNVYSGAGDT, from the coding sequence ATGATAATCTGGATATGCACCGACATGGAAGGCGTTGCGGGTATCGACAGCTGGGACCAGTGCTATCATCCCGACGACAACGCTCCCGAATATCTCTACGGGCGTGAGCAGCTGACCGCCGATGTGAACGCGGCAGTGGCTGGCTGCTTCGACGCCGGAGCCACCGAAGTACGCGTCATTGACGGGCATGGACGCAACCGCAACCGGGGCTTCCTGCGAGAGAAGTTAGACCCGCGGGCAAAACTGGTCTGGTTCAGCAGTTTCACCCCCATTCGCTTCGAAGGGCTGGACGAAAGCGTACAGGCAGTAGCAATGATTGGGCAGCACGCCATGGCAGGCACGCTGAACGCCTTCATCGACCACACACAGGCGCCCAAAGAGATATGCCGCTTCTGCATCAACGGGCAGGAGCACGGCGAGATGAGCCAGTTTGCTCTGTATGCAGGCGCGTATGGGGTGCCGCTGGTATATGTATCCGGTGACGAGGCATTGTGCGAAGAGGCACGTCGGTTGTTCCCACACGTGCGCTGCACCCCCACCAAGCGTGGCACCGGCTGGGCGACCTGTGAACTGTATCCTCCCGATGAGGTGCGTGAGCGCATCCGTCACGACATCGCCGAAGCCATTCGCACTGCCGACCGCTCTCACGCGTGGCGTGTGCCCGTGCCGATAGAGGTCTCGGTAGAGTGGGCATACAGCGGACTGGCGGACTATCGTGCGCAGTTCGCCGGCGTGCAGCGCGTGGACGCCCGAACGGTGGCATGGAAGATTGAGGACCCGAGGGACATTTACATGTTCCCCTGCGAGTCGTGGCAACCGGGCAACGTGTATTCGGGTGCGGGAGATACATGA
- a CDS encoding hypothetical protein (possible pseudo, internal stop codon), with protein MTEAQRAQWEQMGWGIEEYHRALKQCCGVERAQVRQAVCWLGHLQCALRAFLRLGSYRLRSGVSWYEAKQRIIRDAIRAYWRHPLSVAQPTA; from the coding sequence ATGACGGAGGCACAGCGTGCGCAGTGGGAACAGATGGGTTGGGGTATAGAGGAATACCATCGTGCTTTGAAGCAGTGTTGCGGGGTGGAGCGCGCGCAGGTTCGGCAGGCGGTGTGTTGGTTGGGGCACTTGCAGTGTGCGTTGCGTGCCTTTTTGCGGTTGGGGTCGTATCGTTTGCGCAGCGGGGTGAGTTGGTATGAGGCGAAGCAGCGCATCATTCGGGATGCGATACGTGCCTATTGGAGGCATCCCCTCTCTGTCGCGCAGCCAACTGCGTAA
- a CDS encoding hypothetical protein (possible pseudo, internal stop codon): MLGVAHARGFTPKSVQMDSWSSGVENLKAIRALGWHFLTRLKSNRLVNPDGKGNVPLGTVEIGAQGRIVHLKAFGFVKVFRTVSSNGDVAYWATDD; encoded by the coding sequence ATGCTTGGGGTAGCGCACGCTCGCGGTTTCACACCCAAGTCTGTTCAGATGGACAGTTGGTCTTCTGGGGTAGAGAACCTGAAGGCGATACGCGCTTTGGGCTGGCACTTTCTGACGAGGCTCAAGAGCAACCGCTTGGTGAACCCCGATGGGAAAGGGAACGTGCCTCTGGGCACGGTAGAGATAGGCGCGCAGGGTCGGATAGTTCATCTGAAGGCGTTCGGTTTCGTCAAAGTATTTCGGACAGTTTCCTCCAACGGAGACGTGGCATACTGGGCGACGGACGACTGA
- a CDS encoding hypothetical protein (possible pseudo, internal stop codon, frameshifted) codes for MNPPKPDDTDYIHFLIASQRVFTCTQAARCQPETHGTAAHDACTRLLAPIRRRCGSQHSSGYTSRRGYDDTILDQPYAPQMEWVCDHWSGKHRRVVQGICLLTLLWTQGEALVPCDYRVYTKRETKNE; via the coding sequence GTGAACCCACCCAAACCTGATGACACGGACTACATCCACTTCCTCATCGCCAGCCAAAGGGTGTTCACCTGCACCCAAGCCGCCCGATGCCAACCCGAGACACACGGCACAGCCGCACACGATGCCTGCACCCGCCTGCTGGCACCGATACGGAGGCGTTGTGGCAGCCAGCACAGCAGTGGATACACAAGCAGAAGGGGATACGACGACACCATCTTAGACCAGCCCTATGCGCCGCAGATGGAGTGGGTCTGTGACCACTGGAGTGGCAAACACCGTCGCGTGGTCCAAGGCATTTGCCTGTTGACGTTGCTGTGGACACAAGGGGAGGCGCTCGTTCCCTGTGACTATCGGGTGTATACCAAGAGAGAGACGAAGAACGAGTGA